In Nitrospira sp., one genomic interval encodes:
- a CDS encoding Spy/CpxP family protein refolding chaperone codes for MKMQHTVRVAIGALILAGALVGAGCHRHYTPAERADSMTGKIAKHLDLDEQQKAKLAAVKNEVLAARAESEQERKATMEEVIAQVQSERLDQAKLTRLFEQHQAGQTRLMQRVLPKLADWHATLRPEQKAEAVEHLRKWMDRYGDH; via the coding sequence ATGAAGATGCAGCACACGGTTCGAGTTGCGATCGGGGCATTGATTCTGGCCGGGGCGTTGGTCGGCGCCGGGTGCCATCGTCACTATACGCCGGCGGAGCGGGCCGACTCGATGACGGGCAAGATTGCTAAACATCTGGACCTGGATGAACAGCAGAAGGCCAAGCTGGCCGCCGTGAAGAATGAAGTGTTGGCCGCCCGCGCCGAGTCGGAGCAAGAACGCAAGGCGACCATGGAAGAGGTCATCGCTCAGGTGCAAAGTGAGCGGCTGGATCAGGCCAAACTGACCCGGCTGTTCGAGCAGCACCAAGCGGGACAGACCCGCCTGATGCAGCGCGTGTTGCCTAAGCTGGCGGACTGGCATGCGACTCTCCGGCCGGAACAGAAGGCTGAAGCAGTGGAGCACCTCCGCAAATGGATGGACCGGTACGGGGATCATTGA
- a CDS encoding efflux RND transporter periplasmic adaptor subunit — protein sequence MTIRTFTMAAAVLASVLIAGYVILDRLVWQDGLPEGLVQANGRIEGDHVTVSSKFPGRVVELAAREGSQVVKGSLLIRLDDAQATAKVDQAARLVDSLMAQVEAAHTALAVLNLEVPLSIEAADAKVDSARALIRKAKAVEYEARRDAERVHSLLPEQAVSQQHVDQADARWKVAVTEIAVAQAALDQAGKELAQAELGRERIRSKEAEVAALERQRDQADAALAEARSILDDLAIVAPTNGTVTTRMVDVGEVVATGAPLLELVDLDRLYLQVYVPELQIGKVRLDLPAHIHTDAFPDEPFEATVRYIASKAEFTPKEVQTPDERVKLIYAVRLYLTGNPDHRLTPGLPADAVIRWKDDVAWSKPR from the coding sequence ATGACCATCCGTACCTTCACGATGGCGGCCGCCGTCCTCGCATCGGTGCTGATCGCCGGATATGTGATCCTTGATCGGCTGGTGTGGCAGGACGGCCTCCCGGAGGGGCTGGTTCAAGCCAATGGACGGATTGAAGGCGACCATGTCACCGTGTCCAGCAAGTTTCCCGGGCGCGTCGTCGAGCTGGCGGCGCGCGAAGGGAGCCAGGTCGTCAAAGGCAGCCTGCTGATTCGCCTGGACGATGCCCAAGCGACGGCGAAGGTCGATCAAGCGGCGCGGTTGGTGGACAGCTTGATGGCGCAGGTGGAAGCGGCCCATACCGCGCTGGCGGTCCTGAACCTCGAAGTGCCTCTGAGCATCGAAGCGGCGGACGCCAAAGTCGACAGCGCGCGCGCCCTCATTCGGAAGGCGAAAGCCGTCGAATATGAAGCCCGTCGGGACGCCGAGCGGGTGCATTCCTTGCTTCCGGAGCAGGCGGTGTCACAGCAGCATGTGGATCAGGCCGATGCGCGCTGGAAAGTCGCGGTCACGGAGATTGCGGTGGCGCAAGCTGCCCTCGACCAAGCCGGCAAGGAACTCGCCCAGGCCGAATTGGGGCGGGAGCGAATCCGATCGAAGGAAGCGGAGGTGGCGGCGCTCGAACGGCAACGCGACCAAGCGGATGCGGCGCTCGCGGAAGCCCGTAGCATCCTCGACGATCTGGCGATCGTAGCCCCGACGAACGGCACGGTGACGACCCGCATGGTCGACGTCGGAGAAGTCGTGGCGACCGGCGCGCCCCTGCTCGAATTGGTGGACCTCGACCGCCTCTACCTGCAGGTCTATGTCCCGGAACTCCAAATCGGCAAGGTCCGTCTGGATTTGCCGGCCCACATCCATACGGATGCCTTTCCCGACGAGCCCTTCGAGGCGACGGTCCGGTACATCGCCTCGAAAGCGGAATTCACGCCGAAAGAAGTTCAGACCCCGGACGAACGGGTCAAACTGATCTATGCCGTTCGGCTCTATCTCACCGGGAATCCTGACCATCGGCTGACGCCGGGCCTGCCGGCGGACGCGGTGATCCGCTGGAAGGACGACGTGGCCTGGTCGAAGCCCCGATGA
- a CDS encoding ABC transporter ATP-binding protein, which produces MTRPAASSPEVAVRLSGFVKRYKQHLAVDGLDLTVKRGEIYGLIGPDGAGKSSVMKAIAGVLQYEGGSAEVFGTFVDSERAAEQVKRRIGFLPQGLGLNLYPELSVEENIDFFAALRLVPEAELCERKARLLAITRLDRFRGRLMKQLSGGMKQKLGLICTLIHEPELAILDEPTTGVDPVSRRDFWAILAEWQAGKGMTALVSTAYMDEAARFHRLSFLSHGRVLASGTPGEVQALVPGLVVTFESSPQLEAVARLKRRYAQVESLGPRLHLFTPERQPAAAVAGIRDVLGNLPVAQVRTDEPELEDVVVALLLKEQDGQARASRGVNRPARSMGTPQFDGLAVQAKELSRDFDSFRAVDRVSFEIQQGEIFGLLGANGAGKTTVIKMLTGILPPTGGEGRVAGADMRTAGGAIKERIGYMSQAFSLYLDLTVLENIRLFAGIYGLARRQAQQRMEWIVEMAGLSGYEDDRAGRLPMGVRQRLALGCALVHSPRVLFLDEPTSGVDPIGRRRFWESLARLAREEGVAILITTHYLSEAEHCDRLALMYAGRIVAEGTPADLKKQVEREVGQLLEVVADKPGVALAHMAAAGFAGAALFGTKIHVLSRDPSRDEARLREILARAGLSVEAVRPRMLSLEDVFVSRVMALERAAQKEG; this is translated from the coding sequence ATGACCAGGCCCGCTGCATCGTCACCGGAGGTGGCCGTCCGATTGTCCGGCTTCGTCAAGCGTTACAAGCAGCACCTTGCGGTCGACGGCCTGGACCTCACCGTCAAGAGGGGTGAGATCTACGGCCTCATCGGACCGGATGGCGCGGGCAAGAGCAGTGTGATGAAGGCGATCGCCGGAGTGTTGCAGTACGAGGGCGGGTCCGCCGAAGTGTTCGGGACCTTCGTGGATTCCGAGCGAGCCGCCGAACAGGTGAAGCGGCGAATCGGATTTCTTCCCCAAGGACTGGGGCTCAATCTCTACCCTGAACTCTCCGTCGAGGAGAACATCGACTTTTTTGCCGCACTCCGTCTGGTTCCCGAGGCGGAGCTGTGTGAACGCAAGGCCCGGTTGCTGGCGATCACGCGCTTAGATCGGTTTCGTGGCCGGCTGATGAAACAGCTCTCGGGCGGGATGAAGCAAAAGCTCGGCCTGATCTGTACGTTGATTCATGAGCCGGAGCTGGCCATTCTGGACGAGCCGACGACCGGCGTCGATCCGGTCTCGCGGCGCGACTTCTGGGCCATTCTTGCGGAATGGCAGGCGGGCAAGGGCATGACCGCGCTCGTGTCGACCGCCTACATGGACGAAGCGGCCCGTTTTCACCGGCTCTCCTTTCTCTCCCATGGACGGGTGCTGGCTTCGGGAACTCCGGGAGAAGTGCAAGCGCTGGTCCCTGGCCTTGTCGTCACCTTCGAATCGTCCCCGCAACTGGAAGCGGTCGCCCGCCTGAAACGCCGGTATGCCCAGGTGGAGTCCTTGGGACCCCGGCTGCACCTGTTCACACCGGAGCGGCAGCCGGCCGCCGCCGTGGCGGGGATCCGCGACGTGCTGGGGAACTTACCGGTTGCGCAGGTCCGCACGGACGAACCGGAACTGGAAGATGTCGTCGTGGCGCTGCTCCTGAAAGAGCAGGATGGGCAGGCGAGAGCGTCGCGAGGAGTGAACCGACCGGCTCGCTCCATGGGCACGCCACAGTTTGACGGACTTGCCGTCCAGGCCAAGGAACTCAGTCGTGACTTTGATTCGTTCCGAGCGGTGGATCGGGTCAGCTTCGAGATCCAGCAGGGCGAAATTTTCGGGTTGTTGGGCGCGAACGGCGCCGGCAAGACGACCGTCATCAAGATGCTGACCGGCATTTTACCGCCGACAGGCGGAGAAGGACGCGTGGCCGGCGCGGACATGCGGACGGCGGGCGGTGCGATCAAAGAACGCATCGGCTACATGTCTCAAGCCTTCTCTCTCTATCTGGACCTGACCGTGCTCGAGAACATCCGGCTGTTTGCCGGGATCTACGGCTTGGCTCGCCGACAGGCGCAACAACGGATGGAGTGGATCGTGGAGATGGCGGGCTTGAGCGGATACGAGGATGATCGGGCGGGGCGCCTTCCCATGGGGGTGCGGCAACGTCTGGCGTTGGGTTGCGCGCTCGTCCACAGCCCACGCGTCTTGTTTCTCGATGAACCGACGTCCGGCGTGGACCCCATCGGCCGCCGGCGGTTCTGGGAGTCGCTGGCGCGGCTGGCCCGCGAGGAGGGCGTCGCGATCCTCATTACCACGCACTACCTCAGCGAAGCGGAGCATTGTGATCGGCTCGCCCTCATGTATGCCGGGCGCATCGTGGCCGAGGGGACACCGGCGGACCTCAAAAAACAGGTGGAGCGGGAAGTCGGGCAACTCCTGGAGGTGGTCGCCGACAAGCCGGGGGTTGCACTGGCGCACATGGCGGCGGCGGGGTTCGCCGGTGCCGCGCTCTTCGGTACGAAGATCCATGTGCTCTCGCGTGATCCGTCCCGCGACGAGGCGCGGCTTCGGGAGATCCTGGCCCGCGCCGGCCTCTCCGTCGAGGCGGTGCGGCCCCGCATGCTCAGTCTGGAGGATGTGTTTGTGTCACGGGTCATGGCGTTGGAACGGGCGGCGCAGAAGGAGGGGTAA